In the genome of Limnobaculum zhutongyuii, one region contains:
- the ydgH gene encoding DUF1471 family protein YdgH codes for MKLKTTLITTALLSGMAFSVFAAEELTPEKADSLAPFDRITFSGRYDSIYDANKAASKQADKRGASAFFVRDISEVNNGSNSRVTVDLYHTDAKPAVEEVKYRVYSGVRELPRDEASKLEPFDTVSIRGNFPIQDDINSTIGKLASEKGAYSFFIVRQIDANRGANQYVTAFIYKKDAPERKIQIKDDPIPADSDAGKAALAAGGAAAAEVEIPNVASSTSFSGDVGRFFETQTSSEGSRYTVTLKDGTKVQMLNNATAMKMTPFDSITFTDNFSNSVEMYEQIAKRAAAKGGKYFHVTREWQKGSGNTTVTADIFK; via the coding sequence ATGAAGCTGAAGACAACGCTAATTACTACAGCCCTGCTTTCCGGAATGGCTTTCTCTGTGTTTGCTGCCGAAGAACTCACCCCTGAGAAGGCTGATTCATTAGCACCTTTTGACAGAATCACTTTTTCTGGTCGTTACGATAGTATCTACGACGCCAACAAAGCAGCATCAAAACAAGCGGATAAGCGTGGTGCATCAGCGTTCTTTGTTCGTGATATTAGTGAAGTTAATAACGGCAGTAATTCACGGGTTACCGTTGATCTGTACCATACCGACGCTAAACCAGCCGTTGAAGAAGTGAAGTACCGTGTGTATAGCGGCGTGCGTGAATTACCTCGCGACGAGGCCAGCAAGCTTGAACCTTTTGATACCGTTTCTATTCGCGGTAACTTCCCTATTCAGGATGATATCAACAGCACTATTGGTAAGTTGGCCAGTGAGAAAGGAGCTTACTCTTTCTTTATCGTCAGACAAATCGATGCAAACCGTGGTGCTAACCAATACGTAACGGCATTTATCTATAAGAAAGATGCTCCGGAACGTAAAATTCAAATAAAAGATGACCCAATTCCGGCTGATTCAGATGCAGGTAAAGCTGCACTGGCTGCAGGTGGTGCAGCGGCGGCCGAAGTTGAAATTCCAAACGTAGCATCTTCCACCTCTTTCAGTGGTGATGTAGGTCGTTTCTTTGAAACTCAGACCAGCTCAGAAGGCTCCCGTTATACCGTGACGCTGAAAGATGGTACTAAAGTTCAAATGCTGAATAACGCAACCGCAATGAAAATGACACCGTTTGACAGCATTACCTTTACGGATAACTTCAGCAACTCAGTTGAGATGTATGAACAGATTGCTAAACGCGCAGCGGCGAAAGGTGGTAAATATTTCCACGTAACCCGCGAGTGGCAAAAAGGCAGTGGCAACACCACCGTAACGGCAGATATATTTAAATAA
- a CDS encoding amino acid permease encodes MEKKLGLTTLTALVLSSMLGAGIFSLPQNMAEVASPAALLIGWAITGTGILFLAFALLLLTRIRPDLDGGIFTYAKEGFGELIGFCSAWGYWICAVVANLSYLVIVFAALSFFTDSPGHVVFGEGNTWQAMLGASVLLWIVHGLILRGVQTAALINLIATLAKLIPIALFIILATLAFNIDVFKLDFTGVNLGQPVWEQVKSTMLITLWVFIGIEGAVVVSGRAKHKADVGRATVLAVLMALCVYLLITLLSLGVVPRIELAGMRNPSMSGVMVMLMGPIGEIVIAAGLIISVCAAYLSWTIMAAEVPFLAAQHGAFPHAFIHQNHKGAPSASLWFTNGIIQLSLLLIWLTGSNYNTLLIIASEMILIPYFLVGAFLLKEAIRRKSMKLGLTAAGASIYGLWLIYASGLENLFMSVVLYAPGILVFIYARYAAINKKKPLNVTERAIIVLLFVLLAPALWMTLS; translated from the coding sequence TTGGAAAAAAAACTCGGCCTTACCACGCTAACCGCGCTGGTGTTAAGTTCTATGCTCGGCGCTGGCATATTCAGCCTTCCGCAAAATATGGCTGAAGTGGCAAGCCCGGCAGCGCTGCTGATAGGTTGGGCCATCACCGGTACCGGTATTCTGTTTCTGGCTTTCGCTCTGTTGCTGCTAACCCGTATTCGCCCCGATCTGGATGGAGGTATATTTACCTACGCTAAAGAAGGTTTTGGTGAACTGATCGGTTTCTGTTCTGCCTGGGGTTATTGGATTTGTGCCGTGGTAGCCAACCTCTCCTATTTGGTGATTGTGTTTGCTGCCCTGAGCTTTTTTACCGACTCTCCCGGGCATGTTGTTTTTGGTGAAGGTAATACCTGGCAGGCTATGCTGGGCGCTTCCGTACTGTTATGGATTGTGCATGGCTTAATATTACGCGGTGTACAAACTGCGGCACTAATAAACCTGATAGCCACACTGGCTAAGCTAATCCCTATCGCGTTATTCATCATTCTGGCTACGCTGGCTTTTAATATTGATGTTTTCAAACTCGACTTCACCGGTGTTAATCTTGGTCAGCCAGTTTGGGAGCAGGTAAAAAGTACCATGCTGATCACCCTGTGGGTGTTTATCGGGATTGAAGGTGCGGTGGTGGTTTCCGGCCGGGCAAAGCATAAAGCCGATGTAGGGCGTGCAACCGTGTTGGCGGTTCTGATGGCCCTGTGTGTTTATCTGCTGATCACGTTGCTGTCGCTGGGCGTAGTACCTCGCATTGAGTTAGCCGGGATGCGTAACCCATCCATGTCCGGCGTCATGGTTATGCTAATGGGACCAATTGGTGAAATTGTTATTGCCGCAGGCTTAATTATTTCAGTGTGTGCCGCCTATCTGAGCTGGACGATTATGGCCGCTGAGGTTCCATTTTTAGCGGCTCAGCATGGCGCTTTTCCCCATGCGTTTATTCACCAGAATCATAAAGGTGCCCCTTCAGCGTCCTTGTGGTTCACCAACGGCATTATCCAGCTCAGTCTGCTGTTAATCTGGCTGACGGGAAGTAACTACAATACCCTGTTGATCATTGCTTCTGAGATGATTCTTATCCCTTATTTTCTGGTTGGCGCTTTCCTGCTGAAAGAAGCTATTCGCCGTAAAAGCATGAAACTGGGGCTAACCGCCGCTGGAGCCAGTATTTATGGTCTGTGGTTAATTTACGCTTCCGGTCTGGAAAATCTGTTTATGTCAGTGGTGCTGTATGCGCCCGGCATTCTGGTATTTATCTATGCTCGTTATGCGGCGATTAACAAAAAGAAACCGTTGAACGTTACTGAGCGCGCCATTATTGTTTTGCTGTTTGTTTTGTTGGCACCGGCGTTGTGGATGACGTTATCGTAA
- a CDS encoding pentapeptide repeat-containing protein, with protein MKHQVFRDKAFIRSDFPDEIVEHCQFYQCSFDRVDLSEMQFLHCKFYDEQQDSGCSFYRAMLKESHFHHCNLSLADFRHIDAMELEIADCKVLGANFKGASFVNMIGSNSYFCSASFLRNNFSYCNFEDVVLEQCELRENRWSEANLLAARFCGSDLSGGEFHHIDWESADFTGCDLDSCAKARDC; from the coding sequence ATGAAGCATCAGGTATTTCGAGACAAGGCGTTTATTCGCAGTGATTTTCCTGATGAAATCGTTGAGCATTGTCAGTTTTATCAGTGTAGTTTTGACCGTGTGGATTTGAGTGAGATGCAATTTCTGCACTGTAAATTCTATGACGAGCAGCAAGACAGCGGTTGCTCGTTTTATCGTGCTATGTTGAAAGAGAGCCATTTCCACCACTGCAATTTGAGCCTAGCGGATTTTCGGCATATTGATGCCATGGAGTTAGAAATAGCCGATTGTAAAGTATTGGGGGCGAATTTTAAAGGCGCCAGCTTTGTGAATATGATCGGTAGCAATAGTTATTTCTGCTCCGCCAGTTTTCTACGTAATAACTTCAGCTACTGTAATTTTGAAGATGTGGTTTTAGAACAGTGCGAACTGCGAGAAAACCGCTGGTCGGAAGCTAACCTACTAGCCGCCCGATTTTGCGGCTCCGATTTGTCCGGCGGCGAATTCCATCATATCGACTGGGAATCAGCAGACTTCACCGGCTGCGACCTGGATTCGTGTGCGAAAGCGCGGGATTGTTAA